The nucleotide sequence GCTTTAagttatattaaatatatatttggttccaaaatctgattatgtttgtagagtttaaaaataataattgaagtatatataataaaaatcataGAAATCAATtaagtaataaaataataaaataattaaaagtattaataatattataaaatatttgAGTACACGGaagtttgttttaatatgtacTAGGGTGTTTGACCGCGCCTTGCGGCGGTACATTATCGCGAGGATTAGATTGGTATCGGTTTGGTTTCTTATAGTACTGGTACGATATACTTGCACTAAGTATAAAaatcaacacgtgttttacattAATCGAAACTATAAAAATGAACACCAGTGCCGGCACCAATGTTCGAATGGTATCGATCGGTTCAGATCGTCACGGTACTGGTACCGATATTCATATACCGTCGCAGAAAATTTTGTAGAAGTCAAAATTATCTAAAcctaaaacaataaaaatgaatatAGGTACCGCTATCAATGTTGTTCGGTATGATACGGTGTAAGAAAGCGAACCTAATAAAATAATTACCGGTACTgaaaattatattttttgtatGGTTCCGTTATTATTCATGAagccataaaaatgaatacaacTACCGCTACTGCTCTTGTTCGGTATGGTATGGTAGCGATATGATGTCAGTTTACCGAAAGCAAAACACAATAAAGTTAAATACCGACATCAATACAAATgttgattgaaaaaaaaataaatatagaaTGCAAGTTATTATGGAAAAATCAAATTATGAATAAGATTATATTAAATGAATAAATACTTCAAGATAATAAATTACCATTTATCATCGGCTTCGGTAACACAATATCCATATTCAATATAACGTATATGGAAATGTTGAAAAAATAAACATATTTGTGAAGttagattttttaaataagttaacgAACACAACTTATTAGAATAAAAAAAACAGATTATATAATCAATAAATTTTTATTAAGAAAGTTTATCAAAAAATTGAATGctcaaaaaataaacaaatactaTTCATCAAAACTTTGGTAAAAAACGGTACCGAAAGACGGGGAAAATGAAAACCGGTATCGGTTCCGAACATACCCTGTATGGTATCGGTTCAGTACccgtacggtaccggtatttgaggataAAACCAGTACTATACCGGTATCAAAAATGTCAAAAGACGGTACCGAATCGATACAAAAAATGTACCATGTTTGGTAAATTCGGTATCGATACCGGTTCAGTACCGGTACCCAATACCATTTACTCATCTCCAGGTGATGTTGttgttataatattaaaataaaaaaaataaaagaaaaaaaacactaaagtaaaaaactataaaaagaaaaaggaaaagaaaaaagaaatcaaagaaaaaaaaggaaaaaaaatgtaAATAGTACTATTCATCAACACTTTCGAttcatatatataatataaaatatgtatataatataataacTTCTACCTTTTTAATATTTGTAAATTTACATAAAAAAACACATTATAGTTCTATATTTTATTTAAGTTAGTAATATATTTGTGTTTTAAGATTTTAAATTATGTGTGACGTCATCCAATTTTAAGTGCGAAATGTCTAACCGGCCCAACAGTGGACCGGCATATCAGCTGGTTCAACGAGCGGTCCAGTTATGAAAACATTGATAAGTTAGTCAACACACTTGCTTAAACCAGAAAATCCAAAAATCCAAAACTCTGAAATATCAAAGGCTTAGTCCAACAAATATCATACCATCAATAAACTTGCATACAAATTGACTAGACCCCTGATGAACGTCTCCTAAATAATTCTGTTATACAAGCACCACCAATAAAGACTAAAATGTGTATTTCAACTGGTATCGACGAAGCCAATCTTCACCTTTCTCATAATAATCGTTTTTGTTAAAAACCTGTCTTTGGAAATGCATAGTCGATGCAAAAGATGCCGCCCCAATCCACGCATCAAGCACAGCATCCGATGCTCTCAGAACCCGTATTGCGGTCCCACATGGCCTAATCATACGGATTCCCGCCTCTAAACGTTCACTCATCCCAGGGTAAAGACAGCTCCCACCCGTTATAAGGATTGAATTGGTCAAACCGTTACCCTCTTCCAATCTTTGACTTCTGGATTGCAGCCTCTGTATTGATACACCCACCATCTCATCTAACCCCGCCTGTTCAATTCCAATCAAATTCGGGTTAAAAAGAATCTCCGGGCACCTGAATCTCTCCACGCCGATTAGTATCTGGAAATCTTCCTTCGTTAATGGGCGAAAACGTGGCGGTTCGGTTCCAGATGAGCTGGCGTCTGGTTTTGGGAAAAATGTTGGGTCGATTTCCTGTCAATCCAAGGGTAAAACGGTCATTTTATCCCATACAAAACGATGTAAAAGGAGTGACAAAAAAACTAACCCGGAGTTTAGAAGAAACACGAGCCAGCTCGGTTTCATCCTCATTGGGTCCCTCATCTTCGTCATCATTATCTTTGCTCATTTTTTTATACAATTGCCAGTCTTCATCTTTGATTCCAAACGTATCCTCACCTTTTCCTCTGTCAAATGCTGCGGTTGTCAAAAGACGCATTCTTTCCTTTTGGGCAGCGTTCAGTCTCTCCCCACGGCCCACACCACCGGACACATTGTTGTTTTCGTTTCCATTGCCATTTGTTTTCTGTCGTTTTCGTTGTTCGACTTTTTCAGATAATTCTTTGTATTTGACCCGCAACTGCTCCATGTAAAGCTCCGGGTTCTCTCTACACAACCAGATAACAAAAGTAATAAATTATTAAAATATACACGTCTGTGTGAAGAGAGAAAAAAACATACAAGCGTCTTTGTTCGTCTTCCTTGTTACGCCTTTCGCGTTCCAACTCTTCTTCAAAACGTTTTTGTTTTGCTTTTTGCCGTCCTTCTGATGTTGTTTTAAGGAAAAGCTGTCTCTTCTTTTCCTTGACCTGTTGACCAAAAACCGTAAACGACTTTTAAAAGTGTCATCTCTACTTTATaccttatttttaacaagaaataATATTATAGTTATTTACCTGGTCTGGTGTTAGCATGTTGTCGGGAATATCAATGAGGGTATACTTCTCCGAATTTGAAATCTCGGGTTTCTCCTCAACTTCCTCTTGTTCACCTTTAGCTTTCCTTAACGATTGCGTTACTTTAACAATGGCGGATTCGATTTCTTGCTTAGAGACATAACCGGTTTCAGCCAAGAAAGATGGAATGTCGTTTCCATTTACTTGTCTCAGTTGTTGTATAAGAAACTCTAAACCCTTTAGTTCAttttctaattcatttatttttGAAGATCTTTTTGCTTCTGCCATTTCCCTCAACCTTTGACCCTGTCTTTCCTTCAAAGCCGCTTTTCTCGCGAGTTCCTCTTCTGAAGGCGGCTCTTCAACCGGCGTTGGGGTCCACGGAAGTTGCCAACATCTGGTCTTCTCTTCAGCTTCTTTCGCCCCTTTCTTTAACACGTAATTTACGTTTAAAAAAATATGTATTAGaaaagagtgtgtgtgtgtgtgtgtataaggATCCCGTTCACCTGAGAACCACCCCGACTTGCGAGAACTGTGAGAACTCGGGTGGAAATTCTACTTCCCGTGCGAGTTTTTCAATCAAATTTTGTACAAACGTAAATGAACATCTAACTAAGACATCtgtgaaaaaataaaataaaattgtcGAGCCGGCACATATTCGACATGTAAGTTTGtcttacacactgatgtaaattTGTTTTACAAAACCGGTGACGTCACCGGTAAATTTTCAACGGTGATGTAAATTTTCGCAGCCGACTTTTTTTTCCTGAAACAGTTGATTTTTTTAAACTGTTTgggaaaaaaatttgaaaaaacttTTTTTGGCCTAGTTCGCACGGTTCTCTCAACTCAAGGTGGCTCTCATTTTACCATTTCCCTACATGTATAAGGAAAGGACAATAAGAAAACTCTTAATGAGTTCATAAAAACTCAAGAAACTCAATCTCCACCATCCATCTAGAAATCCTATGGTTGAGATTGCATGTTACAAAAAGTCATGGCTATAGAACTCGCTAGGCGCTCGTCGGCCGGTGAGGTGGGGACTAgtgattaatcgggattaatcggatcggactttttatgtataattttaagttttatacatatatacacattttTACACGTACTTTTTTTAAGTAGACAATTTTCGACCGGAATCTGGCAGGTTTTGGCGGGAATCTGTGATTTTTTTCGATTTTTGCCTATTTTTTCCTGATTTTTTGCTGGCCAACTAGGGCCGATTCGAGCCGACTAGAGCCAATTAGGGCCGAATAGGGCCAACTAGCGATTAATGGACTGATTAACGAAAAAATTAATCAGTAGAGGGCCGATTAGCGATTAATCGGCTCACGATTTTTACTACACTGCAAAAAGTAACTTTTCAGAAACATGCCACAGATTGACAAACGTACGTGTAACAACTTTTTGCTTTTCCACTTTTTCACTGTCTGACACACTGACATGTAACAAGTTTGTCTGTTACGCTAattttttttctataaaaacATGTAACATGTTTTTTTACATGCACTACACATTGAAAACTTGTAAAATTTAAGTTCGAAAATGTTACACTTCGTAAAACCTGCAAAATTTGCTGTTGAAAACCAAAAAATTGAAACATCTGATGCTACACCTATATGTAAATGGCgaaaaaggtgcaacatattaaCTCTCTCTCTTGAAAAAAGTTGTTACATGTCAGAATTCTGAAAAAGGTTGTAACACATAGCAAAATTGTGTCCATGGATTGGGTTTGTTGAGTTTTTTGAACTCACAGGTGTTTTTCCTCTATAattgccatatatatatatatatgtggtaggatcaaataaaaagttaattttgcctaagtaggataAGAAGGGATCTTAACCTTTCATTTTTCAACTCAAGGTAGTTCTCGTTTTACCTTTCCCTATGTGTGTGTGTAAGGGTAGGATCaactaaaaaaaaacaaaaagttgtgttgtatttctatgttgtatagcttttttgtgctggattttttatACTATACTTTTGTGCtacattttttgtgctggattttttatACTAGATTTTTTTAACTAgattttttttgtgctatatttatTTGTCCCGGATTTTTTTTGGCTAGATTTTTTGTGTTGCATTTTTTGAGAAAACAAAAGGGTGAAAGTTTGTGTTTTAAGACCAAAATGCCATTCCATCCTACTTATAAGTAGTGccacatgtcatctccacaatccttcttaggctacttaggcaaaacccactttttagtggatccttcccctatatatagatagatatagatataagATAGATGAGGGTAATGCCTGAAATAATCTAACTTCAGAAGCATAATCTAGAGTGATGTAACAATGTTCCATCTTTAAATCTTCTACTTTCTCCCATGTAAGCCTCTGCCTGTTTCGAGCgatttaaaaatgacaaaaaataattaaa is from Helianthus annuus cultivar XRQ/B chromosome 9, HanXRQr2.0-SUNRISE, whole genome shotgun sequence and encodes:
- the LOC110877941 gene encoding actin-related protein 5 isoform X1 yields the protein MPFISRTERQTDYNLIPPSCPIVIDNGASYFRIGWAGESEPRIVFRNIVQRPRHKITGETVTIVGDHDPALLKYFDCTRSGPRSAFDNDVVFQFEIMEYILDFAFDRLGADEAPINHPILITECACNPVHSRSKMAELLFETYGVPSIAFGVDAAFSYKYNQKLGICDRDGLAICSGFTTSHVIPFINGEPVYEACCRTNVGGYHVTDYLKQLLSLKYPHHMQRLTWEKVEDLKMEHCYITLDYASEVRLFQKGAKEAEEKTRCWQLPWTPTPVEEPPSEEELARKAALKERQGQRLREMAEAKRSSKINELENELKGLEFLIQQLRQVNGNDIPSFLAETGYVSKQEIESAIVKVTQSLRKAKGEQEEVEEKPEISNSEKYTLIDIPDNMLTPDQVKEKKRQLFLKTTSEGRQKAKQKRFEEELERERRNKEDEQRRLENPELYMEQLRVKYKELSEKVEQRKRQKTNGNGNENNNVSGGVGRGERLNAAQKERMRLLTTAAFDRGKGEDTFGIKDEDWQLYKKMSKDNDDEDEGPNEDETELARVSSKLREIDPTFFPKPDASSSGTEPPRFRPLTKEDFQILIGVERFRCPEILFNPNLIGIEQAGLDEMVGVSIQRLQSRSQRLEEGNGLTNSILITGGSCLYPGMSERLEAGIRMIRPCGTAIRVLRASDAVLDAWIGAASFASTMHFQRQVFNKNDYYEKGEDWLRRYQLKYTF
- the LOC110877941 gene encoding actin-related protein 5 isoform X2; the protein is MAELLFETYGVPSIAFGVDAAFSYKYNQKLGICDRDGLAICSGFTTSHVIPFINGEPVYEACCRTNVGGYHVTDYLKQLLSLKYPHHMQRLTWEKVEDLKMEHCYITLDYASEVRLFQKGAKEAEEKTRCWQLPWTPTPVEEPPSEEELARKAALKERQGQRLREMAEAKRSSKINELENELKGLEFLIQQLRQVNGNDIPSFLAETGYVSKQEIESAIVKVTQSLRKAKGEQEEVEEKPEISNSEKYTLIDIPDNMLTPDQVKEKKRQLFLKTTSEGRQKAKQKRFEEELERERRNKEDEQRRLENPELYMEQLRVKYKELSEKVEQRKRQKTNGNGNENNNVSGGVGRGERLNAAQKERMRLLTTAAFDRGKGEDTFGIKDEDWQLYKKMSKDNDDEDEGPNEDETELARVSSKLREIDPTFFPKPDASSSGTEPPRFRPLTKEDFQILIGVERFRCPEILFNPNLIGIEQAGLDEMVGVSIQRLQSRSQRLEEGNGLTNSILITGGSCLYPGMSERLEAGIRMIRPCGTAIRVLRASDAVLDAWIGAASFASTMHFQRQVFNKNDYYEKGEDWLRRYQLKYTF